The Streptomyces sp. NBC_01276 genome contains the following window.
CGTCCACGTTCTTCGGGGGCGACGCCCGCGGCTACACGGACTACCCGGCCCGCTGAACCGGGAAGCACCGGTCGGGGGCCCTCCACGCAACACGAGCCGAGGGCCGGGAGCGCGACTCCCGGCCCTCGGCTCGTGTCGCGCGGCTCCCGTTACGCGGCTCCCGCTGCGCGGCTCCCGTCAGGCGCTCGCGGCCGCGCCTGCGGTCTCCGTCGCCGGCCCCTCCGCGCCCCTGGTGGCGGGCGGTTCCACCCGGGGGGCCGGGATGAGGGCGGCGACGCCCGCGGAGACCAGTGCGAGCGCGCCGCCCAGCAGCAGCCCGGTGCGGAAGCCGCTCTCGGAGGTGAAGGTGAACCCCCCGGCCGTGGTGGTCATCCGGGCCAGGACCACGCCGACGACGGCGGCGCCGGTCGAGGTGCCCAGGGAGCGCATCAGCGTGTTGAAGCCGTTGGCGGCACCGGTCTCCGCGAGGGGCACCGCGCCCATGATCAGGGCCGGCATGGCTCCGTAGGCGAGGGCGACCCCGCTGTTGATCACCATGGCGGCGACCATGAGGCCCGGCGCCGTCCCGGCCAGCAGGAGCGCCACCCCGTATCCGGCGGCGAGTACGACCGCGCCGCAGACGAGCGTGACCTTGGGGCCTCGGGCGTTGGTGAGGCGGCCCCCCAGCGGGGACACGACCATCATCATCAGGCCGCCGGGCAGCATCCACAGGCCGGCGGCCAGCATCGACTGCCCCAGGCCGTAGCCGGTGGCCTCGGGGTACTGGAGCAACTGCGGGACGACCAGCATGCTCGCGTACATGCCGAAGCCGATGAAGACCGAGGCGAGGTTCGTGAGCAGGACGCGCGGGCGGACGGTGGTGCGCAGGTCCACCAGCGGGTCGGTGGTGCGCCACTCGAACCACCCCCAGGCGGCCAGGACCACGGCGGCACCGGCGGACAGTGTGACGGTGGCGGCCGAGCCCCAGCCCCAGTCGGCCCCCTTGGAGACGGCGAGCAGCAGGCACACCAGGCCCACGGCCAGGCCCAGCGCGCCGACGAAGTCGAAGCGCTGCCCCTTGGCGCCCGCCGGGACGTCGGGGACGAAGGCCAGGATCATGCCGGCGACGGCGGCGGCGAGCGCCGCCGCGCCCCAGAACAGGAAGCGCCAGTCGGCGTACTGCGCGACCGCCGCGGAGAGCGGGAGGCCGATGCCGCCGCCGATGCCCATCGAGGCGCTGACCAGGGCGATGGAGGAGCTGAGCTTCTCGGCGGGCACGACGTCGCGGAGCAGGGCTATGCCCAGGGGGATCATGCCCATTCCGACGCCCTGCAGGCCGCGCCCGACGATCATCGGGACGACGCCGTCGGACAGCGCGCACACCACCGATCCGATGATCAGCGGCACGGCGCAGGCCAGGAGCATGCGGCGCTTGCCGACCATGTCCCCGAGGCGCCCGCTGATGGGCACGCACACTCCGGCGACCAGGAGGGTGGCGGTGACGACCCACGCGGAGTTGGAGGAGGAGGTGTGGAGGAGTGTCGGCAGGTCGGCCAGGAGCGGAGTGACCAGGGTCTGCATGACGGCCGCCGTGACGCCCGCCAGTGCGAGCGTGGCGATCACTTTGCCGGTGTGCGGAGCCGCGGGCGGCTGAGGCATGACGGGATCCCTAAGGGCACGGTTCGGGGGTGCGGGGATGCGAGGGTGCGGGCACCCTCTATTCAGTAGTCAACTATCACTTCAGGACACGCGGGGTGTCAACTCGAACTGGCGGTCGGCCCTCGGTTGTTAGGCTTGGGCCGTGCCCACCGATACCCCCCGGCCCCTACGCGCCGACGCCGCGCGCAATGTCGAGAAGATCGTCCGGGCGGCCCGCGACGTGTACGCCGAGCAAGGGCCCGAAGTGCCGCTCGACGAGATCGCCCGGCGGGCCGGCGTGGGCATCGCGACCCTGTTCCGCCGGTTCCCCGACAAGGCGGCCCTCCTGCGGGCGGTACTGGACCAGCAGTTCACCCAGGACGTCCTCCCCGCCATCGACCGCGCCCTCACGGACGAGGACGCGCGCCGCGGGCTGACCACCGTGATCGAGGCCGCCCTGACCTCGGCGGCCGACGAGCACCACGTACTCACCGCCGCGCGGAACGCCGGTATCTTCACCGCGGAAACGAGCGCCCGCTTCTTCGACGCGCTCGACCCGGTGGTGGTCCGGGGCCAGCGGGACGGGGTGATCCGGGCGGACCTCGTGCCCGACGACCTGAAGCGGGTCATGGGCATGCTCGTGAGCGTGCTGTGGACCATGGATCCGGCCGAGGGGGGCTGGCGGCGCTACGTGACCCTGGTCCTGGACGGTCTGACCCCCGCCGCGGCCAGCCCCCTGCCGAATCCCGCTCCCGCGCTGCTGCGCAGGCCGCAGGCCTGAGCCCGCCCGAATCGGCCCGTCCGGCCGCGGGGCCTACGCTGGAATCGACGGCCGACTCGGCGAGCGGCCCCCGGCCGTCACCCGTGGGCACCTGCCCCTCCCCCTCCGCGCAGGTGCCCACACCCCCGCGCCGCGGTGCGCGGCGCCCCGGCGGTGGGCGTCGGGCGTCACCGGTTGCGGTGGGCGTTGAGCCGGGCCGCCTGGCGGGTCAGGTGGTCGCGTTCGGCGAGGCTGGACGCCTTGCGGGCCGCCTCGGCGTACAGGCGTGCCGCCGTTGCCGGGTCGCCGTCGCGTTCGTGGAGGTAGGCCGCCACGGCGGTGTGCCTGGGCAGGGAGTCGTCCAGGGCCGCCAGGGCCGTCAGGCCGGCGCGCGGGCCGTAGGCCTCCCCGACGGCCACCGCGCGGTTGAGCCGGACGACCGGGCTGTCGGTCAGCCGGCCGAGCTCGTCGTACCACTCGACGATCTGCATCCAGTCGGTTTCCGCGGCGGTCGGCGCGTCGGCGTGGAGTGCCGCGATCGCGGCCTGGGCCTGGTACTCGCCCAGCCGGTCGCGGGCGAGGGCCGCCTGCAGGATGCCGACGCCCTCGGCGATCGCCCGCGTGTCCCACCGGCCCCGGTCCTGCGCGGAGAGCGGGACCAGGCTGCCGTCGGACGCGGTCCGGGCGGCGCGCCGGGCGTGGTGGAGCAGCATGAGGGCGAGCAGTCCCGCCACCTCGGGGTGGTCGATCGCGGCCGCGAGCTGCCGGGTGAGGCGGATGGCCTCGGCGGCGAGGTCGAGGTCGCCGGAGTAGCCCTCGTTGAAGACCAGGTAGAGCACGCGCAGCACGGTGGAGACGTCGCCGGGCCGGTCCAGGCGCACGCCGGAGACGGTTCGCTTGGCCCGGCTGATGCGCTGCGCCATGGTCGCCTCGGGCACCAGGTAGGCCCGGGCGATCTGGCGGGTGGTGAGCCCGCCGACGGCGCGCAGGGTGAGCGCGACCGCCGAGGACGAGGTCAGCGCGGGGTGGGCGCAGAGGAAGTAGAGCCAGAGGGTGTCGTCCGCTCCCGGTGCGGGGCCGGGCGGCGGCTCCCGGTCGACGCGGTCCTCGCGCCGCCGGCGGGTGGTGTCGGCCCTGGCCGTGTCGAGGAAGCGGCGCCAGGCCACGGTGACCAGCCAGCCCTTCGGGTCGCGCGGCGGGTCCTCCGGCCAGACGCGCACCGCCTCGACCAGGGCGTCCTGTACGGCGTCCTCGGCCGCCGCGAAGTCGGCTCCGCGGCGGACGAGGACGGCGAGCACGCCGGGCGTCAGGCTCCGGAGGCGGGCCTCGTCCATGGCGAGGGTCACTCCGTGACGGTGGGGTGGGTGCCCAGGAAGGGGCGCAGTTCGAGCCACTCGTGGATCGGCTTCCCGCCCGCCCCGGGAGCGGCCGAGAGTTCCCCGGCCAGCTCGACGGCGCGTTCGTAGCTGTCGACGTCGATGATCATCCAGCCCGCGATGAGGTCCTTGGTCTCGGCGAAGGGGCCGTCGGTGACGGGCGGGCGGCCTTCGCCGTCGTAGCGGACGAAGGTGCCCTCGGGGGCGAGTGCCTGGCCGTCGACGAACTCGCCGGTCCCTTCGAGCCGGGCCGCGAAGTCGTTCATGTACTGCACGTGGTCCGAGATCTCCTGCGGCGTCCACTGGTCCATGGGCACGTCGTTGACCGGGGTCGGGGCGCCGCGGTAGTGCTTGAGCAGCAGGTACTTGGCCATGATGGCTCTCCTCGGTGCGGTGCGGGTGCGACCCATTGTGGTCGCGTTCACTGCGGGGACGGAGCCGGGCACGGCTTCTCGACATCGCGAGCCACATCTTTTCCCGGCCCTCGCCGGCCGACCGCATCGCCGGGCCGGCGCACCCCGGTGCCGCCCGTCGGTCGCGAGGTCGTCAGTGGCCGTAGGGGCTGCGCATCTCCAGGAAGCGGAGCTCCAGGTCGGTGGCCAGGTAGTCCATCCGGTGCTCCCAGAAGTCGCTCAGGCGCGGCAGCGCCAGATGGGCGTCCAGGTCGGCCCGGCTGCGCCACACCTCGTAGAAGACGAAGACGCCGGGCTGCCCGCCGTCCTCGTGGAAGTGGTACTCCAGGCATCCCGGCTCCTGCCGGGTGGGCTCCACGAAGGAGAGGAGCAACCGCTTGAGGTCCTCGGCGCGTTCGGGCTTGGGACGGGCGGTGCCGACGAGCGTGACGAGCTGGTCCATCAGAGTTCTCCCCCACAGATAGGTACGACTGAATTCGTACCTACCCGACGGTAGCAGCCACAGGAGGTACGATTCAATCCGTACCTACGGAAGGATGTCGCCACCATGCCCGACGAGGAGGGCCATCCGGCCGTCGAGGAGATGAAGTTGGGCAAGGTGCTGTCGGCGCTGGCCGATCCGCTGCGCCGCCGCGTGGTGCGCGAACTGGCCTCGGCGCCGGAAGGCGCGGCACGCACCTGCGCCTCCTTCGCGCTGCCCGTCTCGAAGGCGACGGTCACCCATCACTTCCGCACTCTGCGCGAGGCTGGCCTGATCCGCCAGGTCGACCGGGGCAACAGCCGGATGGCCACGCTGCGACGCTCCGGGATCGAGGCCCGCTTCCCGGGTCTCCTCGCCCTCCTGACGGCCGAGCCCGACCCCCTTTAGGGCCCTTTCCTGGCGTCCTGTCAGGACAGCGCGCGGCGGGCCGCGGCAGCCGCAACTGCGCCGTCCCTACGCGCGGCCCCCTCCCGGTGCCGCGTCGCGCGAGGCCGTGTCGATCACCTCGTCCAGGACGTCTCGGGAGCGGACCAGGTCGGTGATGAGGCGGTTGATCCGGTCGCGTTCCGAGGTGAGCTCGTCGACCAGCTGCGGGGTGGCGACCTCGCTCGGGCTGCCGTCCGCGTCCCGCATGCAGGGCAGGAGCTGTGCGATCTTCCTGCTGTTCAGACCGGCGGCGTAGAGGGTCTGGATGCGTACGACGCGGTCGACCGCCCACTCGCCGTAGTCCCGGTGGCCGCCGGGGGTGCGCTCCGCGCGCAGCAGTTCCTGCGTCTCGTAGTACCGCAGGGAACGCTCGCTCACCCCGCTGCGCCGCGCCAGCTCACCGATCCGCACGCCCACCCCGAACACCGCTGCTCGAACCCGCCGTCGACGCCCACTTCTACCATGTCGCCACGTACCGCTACGAGATGGCCCGGCGGGGGTAGCGGACCACGAGGAGCGCGTCGACGTCCTCCTCCGCGGCGCCGTACAGGTGCGGTACGTCGGCCGCCCAGCCGGCGTGTTCGCCCGGCCCGACCCGCCGGGGCGGCGCCGCGAGCTCGCCCACGTGGGCCGTCCCTCCCAGGACGACGATGTGCTCCGTCGCCCCGGCCGTGTGCCCGGTGGACTCCTGGACCGATCCGGCGCGGATGCGGATCCGGTAGGTCTCCGTGACCGCCGCGGCATCCTCGAACCGCTCGGTGAGGACCGCGTCCACCGCCGCGCCCGACAGCCGCGCGGGCAGCCCCGTCGTGTGCAGCGCCGTGCTGAGCGGGAGCTCCAGAGCGGTCGTGAGCGCGTAGAGCGTCTCCAGGGTGGGGTTGCGGCGTCCGCTCTCCAGCTCCGAGAGCGTGCCCTTGCCGATCCCCGACCTGCGGGCCAGCTCCGACAGCGACATCCCGCGCTCCGTCCGCAGTGCCCGCACCCGGGCGCCCACCTCAGCCGCCAGATCCACGCGACGCCTCCTTCCCCCCGAGCCCCGCTCGATCCACTTGCCGCGCTTCCGCGCCTCACCCTATCGTTCCACATACAGAACGTTCTGTATGTGGAACGCCCAGCCGAAGGAGCGCCCCGTGGAGCCCGAGCACGCCACCCCCGCCCCGCCCGCCCCGCCGTCCGCGTCCGCCCTGCCCGCCCGGTCAGCGGAGGTGGCCCGCGCCCTCGCCGCGGCCGGCGTCCCCGGACAGGTGCGCCGACTCGACCGCTCCGCCCGGACGGCCGCCGAGGCCGCGGAGGCCCTGCGGTGCGACATCGGGGCCATCGCCAACAGCCTGGTGTTCCTCTCGGGGGACGAGCCCGTCCTCGTCCTCACCAGCGGGCGGCACCGGGTCGACACGACGGCCCTCGCCGCCCGGTGGGGTCGCCCCGAACTCCGCCGGGCCACCCCCGAGCAGGTCCGCGAGGCCACCGGGCAGGCCATCGGCGGGGTCGCCCCCGTCGGACACCCCCGCCCCCTGCCCACCGTCGTCGACGAGGCGCTCACCGGCCACGCCCGGATCTGGGCGGCCGCGGGGACCCCGCACACGGTGTTCCCCACCACCGCCGGCGAGTTGCTGTGGCTCACCGGCGGCCGCCTGCTCCCGGTCGGCCCGCGGGCGGCCTCGGAGCCTGCCTGACCGGGTCCGCCGCGCACCGCGCGCGCCGCCCGACGGGTCCGCCCATACTGAGTGGATGAGGCGGACGCGTACGGTGCTGCTCTGCATCGCCGGCCTGCTGGGCACGGTCCTGCCGGCCGGGGTCGCCACGGGCCCGGCGCAGGCCGCGCCCGTACCGTCCGCGGCCTGCGCCGCATCGCCCGAACCGGCCGGGGGCGACGCGCGGACGGTCCTCGCGATCGCCCGGCGGTCCCAGCGGGAACTCGGGCTGAACTCGGTGGTGCTGCGCGTCTCCTCCGACGGCCGGGACGTGCTCACCACCGCTCTCGGCACATCGATGACGGGCGTCCCGGCCCAACCGTCGATGCGCTTCCGTACGGGTTCCGTGGCGATCGTCTACATGGGCATCGTCCTCCTCCAGCTCGTCGACGAGGGCAAGGCCTCGCTCGACGACCCGGTGTCCCGCTGGCTGCCGGACGTACCGCACGGCTCGGACATCACCCTGCGGATGCTCGGCAGCTCCACCTCCGGCCTGCACGACTACGTGACCGACCCCGCCTTCCTCGCGGAGCTCAAGGCCGACCCGTTCCGCCAGTGGACGCCGGCCGAGGTCATCGCGATCGCGACGAAGCAGCCCCTCCTCTACCGGCCGGGGACCAACTGGGACTATTCGCACGCCAATTTCGCGATCCTCGGCGCCGCGCTGGAGAAGATCGGCGGCCTCCCGCTGGACCGGCTGCTCACGCAGCGCGTGTTCAAGCCTCTCGGGCTGACCGCGACCAGCAACCAGTACACACCTCAGATCCCGGACCCCGTCCTGCACTCCTTCACCTCCGAGCGCGGCACCTATGAGGAGTCCACCTTCTGGAACCCCTCGTGGACCACGGCCCGCGGCGCGGTCCTGGTGCAGGACATCTGCGACCTCGACCGGTCCGCGCGTGGCGTGGGGACCGGGGAGCTGCTGTCGGCGGGATCCTTCCGGACCCAACTCGACCCGGGGACCGTCGGCCTGGGCCACGCGACGCCGTCCTGCCCGGCCAGTGTCTGTCTGCTGACCAACACCGCGGCCCGGCACTTCGGCCTGGGAGTGATAGTCGTCGACGGCTGGATCCTGACGAACCCGTCGTTCTCCGGCTACGCGGCCGTCCAGGCCTATCTGCCCGCCCGGAAACTCGCCATCTCCGTGTCCGTGACGAAGGGCCCCAAGAGCCCCGAAGGCAACTCGGCCCAGACCATCGCCGAACGCATTTCCGCGGCCCTGGCCCCCGGACGGGCCCTCTCGATGCCGTGACCGTCCCCGCGTCGCCGACCTCGCACCGAAACCGCTCAGGATCGCTCCGAAGTGACCGGGAGGCCTGATGGGACCCACCGAAGCACCCCGCCGCCGCCGCGCCGTACGGCGCCTGCGTGCCGTGCCGGCCGGGCTGGCGACCGGCATCCTCGTCACCGGCCTCGTGGCGGCTCCCGCCCACGGCGCCGTCGGTGGCCCGAGTCCGGCCGCCGGAACGGCGATCGGCACGACCCCGCGCACGGTCGGCGACGCCCACTACGAGCCGGGCCCCTGCCCGAAGACCCCGGACCCGATTCCCGCCCTCAAGGGCGCCCGTTGCGGGACGCTCACCGTGCCCGAGAACCGTGCGGAGCCCGGGGGCCGGAAGATCAGCCTGGGTGTCGCCGTCGTGCCCGCGGCCACGGAGCGGCCGAAGCCGGACCCGGTGGTGTGGTTCGCCGGCGGCCCCGGCGACGACTCCGTCGGGGAGGCCCAGTTGGCGGTCGACGGCGGGCTCAACCGCGACCGCGACCTCATCCTCATGTCACAGCGCGGCACGTACTCGGCCGACCCGGTGCTGACGTGCCCCGGCATCGACGAGTTCGCCGCTCGCTCGGTCGGCCTGGTCTACGACGCGCCGTCCACGCAGCGCCTGCACGTCGACGCCACGCGCACCTGCCGGGAGCAGCTGATCGGCCGCGGAGCCGAACTCAGCGCCTACGACAGCACCGAGAGCGCCACCGACTACGCGGACCTGCGCCTCGCGCTGGGTCTGCCGCAGTGGAACGTGTTCGGCATCTCCTACGGCACCGACCTGGCCCTCATCTACATGCGCGACCACCCCCAGGGGATCCGGTCCGTCGGCATCGACGGGATCCTGCCGCCGTCCACCGCCGGTTCCGCCCTGACCTGGAGCAGCGCCCGCCAGGGCTTCGACGGCCTGTTCCGGGCGTGCGCACGGCAGCCCGCGTGCGACCGTCGCTACCCGAACCTGTCGGCCACCTTCGACCACCTGGTCCGTCAGCTCGAAGCCAAACCGGTCACCACCACCGTCAAGGTGCCGGGCCGTGCGCAGCCGGTGAAGGTCGTGCTGGACGGCGGGACGCTGGTCAACTGGATGACCTCCGCCACCCACGTGGCGGCCGGCGTACCCCGCTCCCTCGACGAGCTCGCCCACGGCAACCCCCGGCGGATCGCCGAGCAGTGGGCGGGCGCCAAGTTCAGCCCCCAGGCGATCGGGCGGGTCTCGCACGGGCTGGCGTACGGGGTGTTCTGCCGGGAGTGGGTGCCCTTCGAGAGCGAGGCCGACACCCTGCGGGCCGGACGGGCGGCGTTCCCGTCCTTCCCCCGCTCGGTCCAGGTCAACGCTCCCCAGCTCACCTTCCTCCACGCCGACTGCGACGCCTGGAAGGTTCCCGCCGCACCGCGCTCGGTCCGCGACGTGACGCGCAGCGCCATCCCCACCCTCGTCCTGTCGGGCGGGTTCGACGCCCAGACCGGGGCGCGCAGCGGGGAGTACGCCGCCCGCACGCTGAGCCGGGCCACGGCCGTCACCATCCCGTACGTCGCCCACGTGACCTTCGCGGCGTCCCCGTGCGCGCAGGAGATCACCCTCTCGTTCCTCAACGACCCGACGGCCCCGAAGACCGGGTGCGTCAGCGGCGTCAAGCCGCCCACCTTCGACACGGGCCCGCGCACCTGACCGGCCCGGCGGGCCCCTACCGCGAACGCCGAAGCCGCACGGAGGATTTGGCCCCGCCCCGGCCGCACGGCATGCTGATCCGCATCACCGGCTCCGACAAGCGGACACGGCCGGGGCGGGGGGATCGCGTTGATCGTCTTTCTTCCTCACGGTCCCGCGGGAGACCCTGGAGCAGCGGATCGACGGCCGGACCTTCTTCCCGGACGATCCCGAGCGGGAGCAGCGGGTGCGGCACTGGGCCAAGGGCAGGATCGAGGCGTGCGTGGGCGCGGCCGGTGCGCTGCCCGGCGGCACCGTGTTCCTGGACGGTTCCCTGTCTCCCGGGGAGTTGGCGGACCGGGTACTGGCCCGGGTCCGGCCGGATGGGGCCTCCCGGGTGTGACGGCCACCGGCCGGGCGCGTTCCGGGGGTTACGGGCGGCGGCCCCAGGCGTAGATCGCGGAGATCATCGGGGCTGTGGCCAGGTCGAGGCGTCCGGTGGCGACGTTCGCCAGGTGCCGGTCGATCTCCTCGTCGGTGGCGAGTCCCTCCGCCACCGCCCTGACGTCGGTCGGGCCTGCCTCGCGCAGCAGTCCGGGCAGGGTCCGCCAGCACCGGTGGTCTGCTGCGGGAGGGGGCAGCGCCTACTCGGGCGCCACCCGGCACGCGCTCACCGCGGTGCCGTTCGTCACGCCGCCGGCGGTGAGGCCGCGGACGCACTGCGCCTGGTCACCGGTCAGCCCGACGTAACACGCCATCCGGACCGAGTCCGGGGCCTCGCCGCCCTGCAGCTCCCGCTCGACCTGGTTGATGCAGGCCGTGACGTCCGCGTGGGCGGCGGGGGCGACGAAGGAAGCGCCACCGAGTGCGAGGGTCAGGCCGGTGAGGACACCTGCGATACGGGTCGACGTGCGCATGGGACGTACCTGCTCTCCGGGGTCGTCTCGCGGCCCGGCGCGTGGGCGTGCCGGATCCGCCGGGGAACGGCGCCGAGCGCGCGGCCGGCGACGGCCGCCGGGCCCG
Protein-coding sequences here:
- a CDS encoding MFS transporter translates to MPQPPAAPHTGKVIATLALAGVTAAVMQTLVTPLLADLPTLLHTSSSNSAWVVTATLLVAGVCVPISGRLGDMVGKRRMLLACAVPLIIGSVVCALSDGVVPMIVGRGLQGVGMGMIPLGIALLRDVVPAEKLSSSIALVSASMGIGGGIGLPLSAAVAQYADWRFLFWGAAALAAAVAGMILAFVPDVPAGAKGQRFDFVGALGLAVGLVCLLLAVSKGADWGWGSAATVTLSAGAAVVLAAWGWFEWRTTDPLVDLRTTVRPRVLLTNLASVFIGFGMYASMLVVPQLLQYPEATGYGLGQSMLAAGLWMLPGGLMMMVVSPLGGRLTNARGPKVTLVCGAVVLAAGYGVALLLAGTAPGLMVAAMVINSGVALAYGAMPALIMGAVPLAETGAANGFNTLMRSLGTSTGAAVVGVVLARMTTTAGGFTFTSESGFRTGLLLGGALALVSAGVAALIPAPRVEPPATRGAEGPATETAGAAASA
- a CDS encoding TetR/AcrR family transcriptional regulator, with the translated sequence MPTDTPRPLRADAARNVEKIVRAARDVYAEQGPEVPLDEIARRAGVGIATLFRRFPDKAALLRAVLDQQFTQDVLPAIDRALTDEDARRGLTTVIEAALTSAADEHHVLTAARNAGIFTAETSARFFDALDPVVVRGQRDGVIRADLVPDDLKRVMGMLVSVLWTMDPAEGGWRRYVTLVLDGLTPAAASPLPNPAPALLRRPQA
- a CDS encoding RNA polymerase sigma factor, whose product is MDEARLRSLTPGVLAVLVRRGADFAAAEDAVQDALVEAVRVWPEDPPRDPKGWLVTVAWRRFLDTARADTTRRRREDRVDREPPPGPAPGADDTLWLYFLCAHPALTSSSAVALTLRAVGGLTTRQIARAYLVPEATMAQRISRAKRTVSGVRLDRPGDVSTVLRVLYLVFNEGYSGDLDLAAEAIRLTRQLAAAIDHPEVAGLLALMLLHHARRAARTASDGSLVPLSAQDRGRWDTRAIAEGVGILQAALARDRLGEYQAQAAIAALHADAPTAAETDWMQIVEWYDELGRLTDSPVVRLNRAVAVGEAYGPRAGLTALAALDDSLPRHTAVAAYLHERDGDPATAARLYAEAARKASSLAERDHLTRQAARLNAHRNR
- a CDS encoding YciI family protein, with protein sequence MAKYLLLKHYRGAPTPVNDVPMDQWTPQEISDHVQYMNDFAARLEGTGEFVDGQALAPEGTFVRYDGEGRPPVTDGPFAETKDLIAGWMIIDVDSYERAVELAGELSAAPGAGGKPIHEWLELRPFLGTHPTVTE
- a CDS encoding putative quinol monooxygenase, producing MDQLVTLVGTARPKPERAEDLKRLLLSFVEPTRQEPGCLEYHFHEDGGQPGVFVFYEVWRSRADLDAHLALPRLSDFWEHRMDYLATDLELRFLEMRSPYGH
- a CDS encoding ArsR/SmtB family transcription factor, with translation MPDEEGHPAVEEMKLGKVLSALADPLRRRVVRELASAPEGAARTCASFALPVSKATVTHHFRTLREAGLIRQVDRGNSRMATLRRSGIEARFPGLLALLTAEPDPL
- a CDS encoding MerR family transcriptional regulator, whose amino-acid sequence is MRIGELARRSGVSERSLRYYETQELLRAERTPGGHRDYGEWAVDRVVRIQTLYAAGLNSRKIAQLLPCMRDADGSPSEVATPQLVDELTSERDRINRLITDLVRSRDVLDEVIDTASRDAAPGGGRA
- a CDS encoding helix-turn-helix domain-containing protein is translated as MDLAAEVGARVRALRTERGMSLSELARRSGIGKGTLSELESGRRNPTLETLYALTTALELPLSTALHTTGLPARLSGAAVDAVLTERFEDAAAVTETYRIRIRAGSVQESTGHTAGATEHIVVLGGTAHVGELAAPPRRVGPGEHAGWAADVPHLYGAAEEDVDALLVVRYPRRAIS
- a CDS encoding YbaK/EbsC family protein — protein: MEPEHATPAPPAPPSASALPARSAEVARALAAAGVPGQVRRLDRSARTAAEAAEALRCDIGAIANSLVFLSGDEPVLVLTSGRHRVDTTALAARWGRPELRRATPEQVREATGQAIGGVAPVGHPRPLPTVVDEALTGHARIWAAAGTPHTVFPTTAGELLWLTGGRLLPVGPRAASEPA
- a CDS encoding serine hydrolase domain-containing protein, whose translation is MRRTRTVLLCIAGLLGTVLPAGVATGPAQAAPVPSAACAASPEPAGGDARTVLAIARRSQRELGLNSVVLRVSSDGRDVLTTALGTSMTGVPAQPSMRFRTGSVAIVYMGIVLLQLVDEGKASLDDPVSRWLPDVPHGSDITLRMLGSSTSGLHDYVTDPAFLAELKADPFRQWTPAEVIAIATKQPLLYRPGTNWDYSHANFAILGAALEKIGGLPLDRLLTQRVFKPLGLTATSNQYTPQIPDPVLHSFTSERGTYEESTFWNPSWTTARGAVLVQDICDLDRSARGVGTGELLSAGSFRTQLDPGTVGLGHATPSCPASVCLLTNTAARHFGLGVIVVDGWILTNPSFSGYAAVQAYLPARKLAISVSVTKGPKSPEGNSAQTIAERISAALAPGRALSMP
- a CDS encoding alpha/beta fold hydrolase, with the translated sequence MGPTEAPRRRRAVRRLRAVPAGLATGILVTGLVAAPAHGAVGGPSPAAGTAIGTTPRTVGDAHYEPGPCPKTPDPIPALKGARCGTLTVPENRAEPGGRKISLGVAVVPAATERPKPDPVVWFAGGPGDDSVGEAQLAVDGGLNRDRDLILMSQRGTYSADPVLTCPGIDEFAARSVGLVYDAPSTQRLHVDATRTCREQLIGRGAELSAYDSTESATDYADLRLALGLPQWNVFGISYGTDLALIYMRDHPQGIRSVGIDGILPPSTAGSALTWSSARQGFDGLFRACARQPACDRRYPNLSATFDHLVRQLEAKPVTTTVKVPGRAQPVKVVLDGGTLVNWMTSATHVAAGVPRSLDELAHGNPRRIAEQWAGAKFSPQAIGRVSHGLAYGVFCREWVPFESEADTLRAGRAAFPSFPRSVQVNAPQLTFLHADCDAWKVPAAPRSVRDVTRSAIPTLVLSGGFDAQTGARSGEYAARTLSRATAVTIPYVAHVTFAASPCAQEITLSFLNDPTAPKTGCVSGVKPPTFDTGPRT